A section of the Diabrotica virgifera virgifera chromosome 8, PGI_DIABVI_V3a genome encodes:
- the LOC114334857 gene encoding type-1 angiotensin II receptor-associated protein, giving the protein MPELSQIRNFRLKVLFLIHFIFMSLSTMGYWSSNAYLFYNSLLILLFLWSLYHDQSHEPIQLAIVVNGSSIFLDILILVMGFPHSDDSARNKFSAAMAILHLIIRPFSTILLVKNLEERSGATGVLTGIFPGGNSTGSDAYEDLDRPVIPQSSGKTGGYDFSSAQQI; this is encoded by the exons ATGCCTGAATTGTCACAAATTAGAAATTTCAGACTCAAG GTCCTGTTTCTGATTCATTTCATTTTTATGTCGCTAAGTACGATGGGATATTGGAGTTCCAATGCGTATCTGTTTTATAACAGTTTGCTTATTCTTCTCTTCCTTTGGAGTTTGTATCATGACCAAAGTCATGAACCTATACAattg gCCATTGTTGTAAATGGGAGTTCAATATTTTTAGATATCTTAATCTTGGTAATGGGTTTTCCACATTCTGACGATA GTGCCAGAAATAAATTTTCAGCAGCTATGGCAATATTACATCTTATAATTCGCCCGTTCAGTACAATACTGTTAGTTAAGAATTTAGAAGAACGAAGCGGTGCCACAG GTGTCCTAACTGGAATATTCCCTGGTGGAAATAGTACCGGAAGTGACGCCTACGAAGATCTCGACAGACCTGTCATTCCTCAGAGTTCCGGAAAAACTGGCGGATACGATTTCTCATCCGCTCAGCAAATTTAA